The following coding sequences are from one bacterium SCSIO 12741 window:
- a CDS encoding SUMF1/EgtB/PvdO family nonheme iron enzyme, with product MALSLISCSEPEKFVQIPGGKYYLGTSGHLVNPAKEVILEPFCLSIHEVTNAEFAEFVEATGYRTKAEMHFDAMVFRIGMGEYEWIRETTAYWRYPQGKEKGGIENKMNHPVTTISYLDALAYCEWAGVRLPTLNEWEAASRCGQNKTYYWGMADSLIHMNGNIWKGKDHLKPSTAEQFAHTAPVGNYLPNPWGLYDMYGNVFEFCDGLPPALDSIPGIVSARGGSWWCSMNSCNYFNSIDIGRVRKEASFSNHGFRVVKKNC from the coding sequence ATGGCCTTGAGTCTAATTTCCTGCTCGGAGCCAGAAAAGTTTGTTCAAATTCCTGGAGGCAAGTATTATCTCGGTACCTCAGGACATTTGGTCAATCCGGCAAAGGAAGTAATTCTGGAACCCTTTTGCTTAAGTATTCATGAAGTGACCAATGCCGAATTTGCTGAATTTGTAGAGGCCACCGGTTACCGGACCAAGGCTGAAATGCACTTTGATGCGATGGTGTTTAGAATCGGTATGGGAGAATATGAATGGATTCGGGAAACTACAGCCTACTGGAGATATCCTCAAGGCAAGGAAAAGGGAGGAATTGAAAACAAAATGAACCATCCGGTAACCACCATAAGTTACCTGGATGCCTTAGCCTACTGCGAATGGGCCGGTGTGCGTCTACCTACACTGAATGAATGGGAGGCCGCAAGCCGATGCGGACAGAATAAAACCTATTACTGGGGCATGGCTGATTCGTTGATTCACATGAATGGAAACATTTGGAAAGGGAAAGACCATTTAAAGCCATCCACAGCCGAACAATTTGCTCATACGGCACCAGTTGGCAACTATTTACCTAATCCTTGGGGGCTATACGATATGTACGGAAATGTCTTTGAGTTTTGCGATGGCCTCCCTCCGGCTTTAGACTCCATTCCCGGGATAGTAAGTGCCAGAGGTGGATCTTGGTGGTGCTCCATGAACTCCTGCAACTACTTCAATTCCATAGACATTGGCCGGGTAAGGAAAGAAGCGTCTTTTTCCAATCACGGATTTCGCGTGGTGAAGAAGAACTGTTAG